Within Cyanobium sp. AMD-g, the genomic segment GACGATGTCCGGATGGCGGCTGAGATCGTCGAAGCGATCACCGCCGTAGAGCACCTGGTAACCCTCCTGGCTGCCACCGGTCCAGGTGCCTTCGGCGAAGCGGATCGTGTTGAGCAGGGCCCGCCGTTCCGGGGTGATGCCGTAGGGGCCGCCCGCCGGTGGCCGCCCTGCTGCCTGCGTCGGTCGGGCGGCGGCCTGCACCACATGAGACGCCGCCGCCGGGGGCACCGGCGCGGCCGGCCTCTGCACCATCGGCAGCAGCAGCAGCAGCACCAGGGCGAGTGGGCCGTGCTGGTGCGGCTTCGGTGGTGACTGGAAAGGGCGACGCAAGAGCAAGCGGTCGTCAGGGGACCCTGACCTTGCCCAGGCCCAGCCCCCGAAAGCGAGACCCCTGCGCCCGTACTGGACAGAACGGGGCCCAACGTGCATGGGCCGCCCGGGCGGGAGACCATCTCTCAGGAAAACTTCAGTTCGGAGCGGGCGATGACCGACCCCGTGCTGGCCGCCGGCCGCGCCGACCCGGCACCACCCATGACGCCTTACAACCTCGACGAACGATCAGCTGTGGTGATCAATACATAACGAATGATTCACGCTTTGCGACAGCGTCTTGCCATCGGAAGGTCGCAACGCTTCAATTCAAACCCAGAAATCCCAGGGCGCCGCGCACCCGCTGCAGTGTGGCTCCGGCCACGGCCGCAGCCCGCTCCCGCCCGTCCCGCAGAACGGCCTCCAGGCTGGCCGGATCGCTGCGCAACTCGGCGTAGCGCTGCTGGACGGGCCGCAGGGCTTCCACCGTGGCCTCCGCCAGCAGGGGCTTGAAGCCACCCCAGCCCATGGCGGCGCACTCCGCTGCCGCGCGCTCGCGGCCGACGCCGGACAACAGGGCGTAGAGCCCCAGCAGGTTGTCGGCCTCCGGCCGCTCCGGGTTGCCGAATTCCAGGCCCATGACCGGATCGGTCTTGGCCCGCTTGATCTTGCGGGTGATCAGCTCAGGAGGGTCCAGCAGGGTGATGCGGGAACCCTCATTGGGATCGCTCTTGCTCATCTTGGCGCGGCCGTCGGTCAGGCTCATCACCCGGGCCCCCTCCTTCAGGATCAGGGGCTCGGGCACCTTGAGAATCGGGTGCTCCGGGTCGGGGGCGTAGCGGGCGTTGATGCGCTGCTGGGCGATGTCGCGAGCCAGTTCGAGGTGCTGCTTCTGGTCCTCCCCCACCGGCACCCGATCGGCGTCATAGAGAAGGATGTCGGCAGCCATCAGCACCGGGTAATCCAGCAGCCCGACGGAGACGTTGTCGCCCTGCTTGAGCGCCTTCTCCTTGAACTGGATCATCCGCTCCAGCCAGTTGAGCGGCGTCACACAGTTGAGCAGCCAACACAGCTCGCTGTGGGCGCTCACCTGGCTCTGGACAAACACCGTGGCCCGCTGCGGGTCGATACCGCAGGCCAGGTAGAGGGCGGCGGTGGTGAGGGTGTCCTCGGCCAGGCGCTTCGGATCGTGGGGCACCGTGATCGCGTGCAGGTCGACCACGCAGAAGAAGGTCTCGTGGCTGTCCTGCAGATCCACCCAGTTGCGGATCGCCCCGAGCCAGTTGCCCAGGTGCAGGGCGCCGGTGGGCTGGACGCCGGAGAGCACCCGGGGCCGCGCCGGCGCGGTGCTGATCTGGTTCACGCGTCCGGGGTGGCGTTGACCTCAGCTTCGGCCGCGGCGATCAGGGCTTCGGCAGGCTCGGCGACGGCGTCCGGAGCCACCTCGACGGCCTCAGACGTTGCTTCAGCCGCCTGCTCCTCCGCAGGGGCTTCGGGCTCACTCACCTCGACGGGGACCGGGGGCTTGCTGGGACGGGCGAAGGGATCGATGCGGACGGCTCCCTGGCCGCCACGGCCGCCGGAGCGGGGTTGGCCGTCGCCGCCAATGACGCGGCGGGGCTCACCACCACCGCGGGAGACGGGGGCGCGAGAGCCCGCCTGGGCCTTGTGCTCGGCGACCAGGGCCTCGAGCTGCCCCTTTTCCAACTGGTCGGCCAGGGTGCGCAGGGCAAATCCCAGCACCGCCACGGTGGAGCGCAGGCCGAAGGCGTCCTGAAGGGCGCGGGCCGCCTGAAGCTCGTTATCGCTGAGGCGGATGCGGAAGCCGCCCGGCTCCCGGTTCGGCCCGGAACGGCCGCCGCGCTCGGGGGAGTCCCCCCGGCCGGTGCCCACGGGGTGAGGGGTGTTGGTGTCGTCGCCCATGGCCGCAGCCTGCAATCAGGGGCAAGTGTCGCGCATCGACGGCCGGCCGCCGGCCGCCCCAGGCTCCAGCCACAGCAGCCGATGCCTGCCCAGGCGTGCCGGGCCCTCCCGCCGGGCCAGCACCAGCAGCGGCACGGGCCGTGGGCTCTCCAGGGCGAAGCGCTGTCGGTACTGCTGGAGAAGCTCAAGGTAGGTCTCCAGGGTCCAGCCCTGGGTCCCCCGTTCCTGGGCGGTCCAGTACTTGCGCAGGGCGTCCCGGCAGGCGTCGGCTCCGAAGTCCTCCCAGCAGACCCGTTCGGCCTCCCACGCCGACAGGCCGGCCGCCACCAGCTCCCGGTAACGGCATAACTCGGGGGCCTCCTGGCTGCAGTCCGGGGGCAGCCGCTGGGCGAGATGCTCCACCGAGACCCGGCTCAGGCGCAGCCAGCAGCGCTCCAGCAACAGCACCGGCAGGCCGCCGTGCCAATGGTCGGAGCGGCGCAGTTCATCGTGGGCGCGGCGCAGTTGCTGCAGATGGTCTTCCAGCAGGAAGAGGCCATCCACCGTCGCTGCCAGGCCGGCACGGGCATCGGAAGACGGCACGGAGCGGACCCGGACGACACCACAAATCATGCTGCGTCCCGCCGGGGTCTGCAGGGGCGTCGGCTGAAGGGAGCTGGTCGGGGGTGTGAGCCCCGGCACTTCTGAGCTAGAGAGGCATCGCCGCCGGCAGCCCCCCGTGACGCCCCAGGATCCCCTGCGCCCAGCCGCACTGTCCTCGCTGCTGTTCTCACCGCTGTCCTCACCGCTGTCCTCACCGCTGTCCTCGCTGCTGTCCGCCGGCTGGGGCCGGCAGGCCCTGCTGCTGGCCGGGGGCGTGCTGGGGGGCGAATGGATCCTGCGGGCGCTGCCCGGAGAAGGCTGGGGCCTGATGGGACTGGCGGGGCTCGCCGCCGGCTGGTGGTGGCTGGGGCGGCGGCCCTCCCGGCTGGCGGCGCCGACGTTGCCGAGCAGTTTCGAGGCCTGGTTGCGGCGCTGCGACGCCTTGCTGCTCCAGTTCGAGCAGCTGGAAGGGGAACCCGGCGCGGGCCAGGCGCGACGCCGTCAGGCCCTCGCCGCCCTGCGCGAGGAGGGGGCCCGGAGCGGTCTGCATCTGGCCCTGGTGGGCTCCATGGCCCCTGACCCCGCCTGGGCACCCCAGCTGCAGCGGGCCCTGCGCGGCCGGCTGGCCCTCTGCCTGCGCTGGGGCGAAGCCCTGCCGGCGGTGAGCCCGGAGCGCCGCTGGCCGGACGGCCTGGCCGCCGCCGATGTGGTGCTGTTCCACCTGAAAACCCCCCTGCGGGCGGCCGATCTGCGTTGGCTGGAGGCGGTACCGGCGGCACAGCCGATCTGGCTGCTGGTGCAACCGGACGCTCCCTGCGACCTCCAGGGCCTGACGGCCGAACTGGTGTCCCAATGGCCGGCCGCCGTGCCGGAGCGGCTGCTGAGCTGGGATGGCAACCCCGAAAACCTGAGCGACAGCCTGCAGCCGCTGGCCCATTGGCTGAACAGCGAAGCCACGGCCCTGCGGCGGGGCACCCCGCTGCGGCGCAGCGCAGAGCTGCACCGCCACTGGCAGGCGGAGCTGGAGCGCCTGCGGCGGCAACAACTCGTTCAGCTGCAGCAGCGCACCCAGTGGCTGGTGGCGGCGGGGGTGTTCGCCGCCCCCCTGCCCTCGCTCGATCTGGTGGTGCTGGCGGCGGCCAACGGCCTGATGCTGCAGGAGATGGCCCGTCTCTGGGACTGCCCCTGGAGCGTGGAGCAGCTCAAGGCCGCCGCCGTCGAGCTGGCCAAGGCCTCGCTGCTGCTGGGGGTGGTGGAGTGGAGCAGCCAGGCCCTGGCGGCCGCGGTGCGTCTCCACGGCGCCACCTGGCTGGTGGGCGGGGCGCTCCAGGCCCTGAGCGCGGCCTACCTCACCCGGGTGGTGAGCCATGCCATGGCCGATGTGCTGGCCCTCTCGGCTGGCGTGGAGGCGCCGGACCTGGAGCGCATCAAGAGGGAGGCGCCCCTGCTGGTGGCGCGGGCGGCCGAGGCCGAAAAGCTCGACTGGCCGGGGTTCCTGCAGCAGGGACGCGACTGGATCAGCCAGCAGCTGGCATCGCCGGCGAGCAACTCGCTGCCAGCCAGCTCATAAAGAATATTCATGAAGCCTCTTCATCACTTTTCATTGCGCTTCAGCCCGATTGCCTGAAGGATCATTGCGGGATCGCCGCATCCAGAACGGCGTTACTTAATGTGAATTGACCTCCCTTGCGGAGGTATTTCTGAACTCTTCCACCCGTCTTACTTCCATGACCACTGCCCTCCGCAGCGGCCGCTCCGGAAGCTGGGAAAGCTTCTGCAGCTGGGTCACCTCCACCAACAACCGCATCTATGTCGGTTGGTTCGGTGTGCTGATGATCCCCTGCCTGCTGGCCGCCACCATCTGCTTCATCGTCGCCTTCATCGCGGCGCCCTCCGTCGACATCGACGGCATCCGTGAGCCCGTCGCCGGCTCCCTGATCCAGGGCAACAACATCATCTCCGGTGCCGTTATTCCTTCGAGCAACGCCATCGGCCTGCACATCTACCCCATCTGGGACGCCGCCAGCCTCGACGAGTGGCTGTACAACGGTGGCCCGTACCAGCTGGTGGTCTTCCACTTCCTGATCGGCATCTCCGCCTACATGGGCCGGCAGTGGGAGCTCTCCTACCGCCTCGGCATGCGCCCCTGGATCTGCGTCGCCTATTCCGCCCCCCTCTCGGCGGCCTTCGCGGTGTTCCTGATCTACCCCTTCGGCCAGGGCTCCTTCTCCGACGGCATGCCCCTCGGCATCAGCGGCACCTTCAACTTCATGCTGGTGTTCCAGGCTGAGCACAACATCCTGATGCACCCCTTCCACATGCTGGGTGTGGCCGGTGTGTTCGGTGGCTCCCTGTTCTCCGCCATGCACGGTTCCCTCGTCACCAGCTCCCTGGTGCGTGAAACCACCGAGAGCGAGTCGCAGAACTACGGCTACAAGTTCGGCCAAGAGGAAGAGACCTACAACATCGTGGCTGCCCACGGGTACTTCGGTCGCCTGATCTTCCAATACGCCTCGTTCAACAACAGCCGCAGCCTGCACTTCTTCCTGGCGGCCTGGCCGGTGGTCGGCATCTGGTTCACCGCCCTGGGCGTGAGCACGATGGCCTTCAACCTGAACGGCTTCAACTTCAACCAGTCCATCCTTGATGGTCAGGGCCGGGTGATCAACACCTGGGCAGACGTGCTCAACCGTGCCGGCCTGGGCATGGAAGTGATGCACGAGCGCAATGCGCACAACTTCCCGCTTGATCTGGCCACCACCCAGTCGATTCCCGTCGCCCTGCGCGCCCCGGCGATCGGCTGATCCGCGATCGGCCAGGCCCCACTGGCCTGGTGATCCTTCCCCTGGCCCCCTCTGCGGAGGGGGCTTTTCTGTGGACTGGCCCGGTCACCGACCAGGGCGCACGGCCGCCAAACTGTTCACACCAAGCTTTCTTGCTCCCCCCAGCGGCATGCCCGAGCTCCGCACGGATGGCCAGGGCCTTCGCGGCCTCCGAACACATCTGACGCGGGCTCTGCTTGGCGCCGCCCTTGTCGTGCCGATGCTGGCCGGGGGCTGTGGGAGACAGGACACGGGCGGGACGCAGGACGGGCGGCCCCTGGTGCTCACCACCTTCACGATCCTGGCGGACATGGCCCGGCAGGTGGCGGGCGAGCGGGTGCGGGTGGAATCGATCACGCGGCTGGGGGCCGAGATCCACGGCTACGAGCCCACCCCCAGCGACCTGAAGCGGGCCTCGGGCGCCCAGATGGTGCTGGAGAACGGCTTCGGGCTGGAGCGATGGGCCGAGCGCTTCTACGCCGGCCTCCGGGATGTCCCCCACGTGACCCTCACGGAGGGGATCACCCCCCTGCCGATCGCCGGTGACGCCTACCAGGGCAAGCCCAACCCCCACGCCTGGATGTCCCCGCGGCTGGCGAAGGTCTACGTGGAGAACATCCGCCGCGCCCTCACCCAGCTCGACCCCGCCGGCGAAGCCACCTTCCGTCGAAACGCCGAGCGCTACAGCGCCCAGCTGGACGGCCTCGACAGGGAACTGAAGACCTCCCTGGCCAGGATCCCCCCTCACCAGCGGGTGCTCGCCACCTGTGAGGGGGCCTTCTCCTACCTGGCCCGCGACTACGGACTCACCGAGGCCTACCTCTGGCCGGTGAACGCCGAATCCCAGATCACCCCCCAGCGCATGGCCCGGTTGATTGCCCTGGTCAAGGAGCGACGGGTGCCGGCGGTGTTCTGCGAGAGCACGGTCAGCGCCGAGCCCCAGAAGCAGGTGGCCAGGCAGTCGGGGGCCCGCTTCGGGGGGGTGTTCCATGTCGACTCCCTCTCCCTTCCGGACGGCCCGGCCCCCAACCTGCTCGAGCTGCAGCGTCATAACCTGGAGACCCTGCGAGCCGGTCTGACGGGGAGCTGAAGCCATGCCCTCCGGCCAGCCTCTAGTCCACGGAAACGAGCGCATCTCGGTCCGCCATCTCTGCGTCGATTACCACGGGGTGGTGGCCGTCCACGACGCCACCCTGCATCTCGATGCCGGCAGCATCTGCGCCCTGGTGGGAATGAACGGCGCAGGAAAATCCACCCTGTTCAAAGCGCTGATGGGCTTCGTGCGCCCGTCGGCCGGCAGCATTGCCATCAACGGGCTGCCCCTGAAAGAGGCCCGCCGGGCCCGGGCGGTGGCCTACGTCCCCCAGACCGAAAGCGTCGACTGGAACTTTCCGGTCAACGTCCAGGAGGTGGTGATGATGGGCCGTTACGGCAGCATGAATCTGCTGCGCATCCCCCGGCCGCTCGACCGGGAGGCGGTGCAGGAGGCGCTGGAACGGGTGGACCTCTGGCCCCTGCGCCAGCGCCAGATCGGTGCCCTCTCCGGCGGGCAGCGCAAGCGGGCCTTCCTGGCACGGGCCCTGGCCCAGGGCGCCTCGGTGATGCTGCTCGATGAGCCCTTCAACGGCGTCGACATCCGCACCGAGAAGCTGATGATCGAGCTGTTCGAGCAGTTCCGGCGCGAGGGGCGCACCTTGATGATCTCCACCCACGACCTGGCCCACGTCACCAGCTTCTGCGACCAGGTGGTGCTGATCAACAAGACCGTGCTCGCCTACGGCGAGACGTCCTCGGTGTTCACCAGCGAGAACCTGGCCCTGACCTTCGGCGGCCTGCGGCTGGAGGCCACACCCGCGGCAGCCACGGACCCCGATCCGGGGGCGCCATGAGCACCCTGCTCACCTGGTTGGTCGAACCGCTGCAGCAGGAGTTCATGGTGCGGGCCCTGCTGGTCAGCACCCTCGTCTCCTGTGTCTGCGGCCTGCTCTCCTGCTACATGACGCTCAAGGGCTGGGCCCTGATGGGCGATGCGGTGTCCCATGCGGTGATGCCCGGCGTGGTGATCGCCTACGCCCTGAACCTGCCCTTCGCGGTGGGGGCCTTTGTCTTCGGCGTCGGCTCGGTGGCGTTGATCGGCTACATCAAGCAGATGACCCGGATCAAGGAGGACACGGTGATCGGGCTGGTGTTCACGGGCTTCTTCGCCCTCGGCCTGACACTGATCTCCAAGGTGCGCAGCAGCATCGACCTGTCGCACATCCTGTTCGGCAACGTGCTGGGCATCAGCTCGTCCGACATCCTCCAGACGGTGGTGATCAGCCTGCTGGTGCTGACCGTGCTGGTGCTGCTGCGCAAGGACCTGATCCTGTTCTGCTTCGATCCCACCCACGCCCGCTCGATCGGCCTGCACACCGGCGTGCTGCACTACCTGCTGCTGTCGATGCTCTCGTTGGCGGCGGTGGCCGGCCTGCAGACGGTAGGGATCATCCTGGTGGTGGCGATGCTGGTGACGCCGGGGGCCACGGCCTACCTGCTCACCGATCGCTTCGACCGCATGGTGTGGCTCTCGATCCTGTCGGCAGTGCTCTGCAGCGTGGCCGGGATCTACTGGAGCTACTGGATGGATGCCTCCACCGCCGGCTGCATCGTGCTGGTGCAGACGCTGCTGTTCCTGCTCTGCTTCCTGCTGGCACCGCGCCATGGCCTGCTGGCCCAGCGGCGCCGTTCCCCGCGGGCGTCCCGCTTCCCGTCCGCGTGAGCGAGCCAGCCAACGCCGCTGCGACGCCCTCGCCAGCCGACCAACGCTGGCCCTGGTGGCCCCTGCTGCCCCTCTACCCCTACGGCCGCCGCCGCACCCTGGTGCGGGAGCTGGTCGCCGGGCGGCTGTGGAGCTTCGAGCAGGTTCAGGGGGTCTGGTACGTGGCGGTGCCGATCCGGATGCTGGTGCTGCGGGTGCGCGAAGGGCTGCTGCTCTATGCCCCGGTGGCGCCCACCGCCGAGGTGAAAGCCCAGTTGCACCAGCTGGAGGAGCGCCACGGGCCGGTGTGCACGATCGTGTTGCCCACCGCGTCGGGGCTGGAGCACAAGCTGCCGGTGCCGGCCATGGCCCGGGCTTTCCCCCGGGCCCAGGTGTGGGTGACGCCGCGGCAGTGGAGTTTCCCGTTGCCACTGCCGCCCGCCTGGCTGGGGTTCCCCGCCGACCGCACCCGGGTGCTGCTCAGCGACGGGGTACCCCACGGCGACCAGCTCGACTGGTTGCCGCTGGGCCCCCTGGATCTGGGGCTGGGCACCTTCCTTGAGATCGCCTGCTTCGATCGGGTCAGCGGCAGCCTGCTGCTCACCGATGCCCTGGTGGCGATTCCGCCGGAGCCGCCAGCGGTGTTCGATCTCGATCCCACCCCGCTGCTGTTCCATGCCCGCGAGCGGGGCGATGAACCGCTGCAGGACGATCCCGAGCGGCGCCGCAGGGGCTGGTGGCGGTTGGTGCTGTTCGCCACCTACCTGCGCCCGCGGCCCCTGGAGGTGCTGCCACTTGCCGAGGTGCTGCGCCACTGCCTGGCGCCTGGGTGCCGCGGGGCCAGGGCCCACTTCGGCTTCTACCCGTTCCGCTGGCTGCCCGGCTGGCAGGCCGATTTCGAGGCCCTCACACCAGGGCGCCGCAGCAGCCTGCAGGTGGCGGCGGTGCTGGAGCGGCTGGTGTTCCCCCGCCAGCGGGCTCCCCTGGTGGCCTGGATCCGCCAACTGGCGGGCCTGAAGGAGCTGCGCTGGGTGGTGCCGGCGCACCACGATGCACCGGTACCAACGTCAGGGGCGGACCTCACCACCCTGGCGGATGGGATCGAGGCGGGGGATTGGGCTCCTGATCAGGGGGCCTGGGAAACCCTGGCCGGCATCGACAAAACCCTGGTGCGCCTCGGCCTGGTGCCGGGTGAAATTCACCAGAGCCACAAGCCCCAGACTTAAAGCTCGAGTTCGCCGGGGTCGTCGTCGAGGCCAGCCTCGAAACCACCGCCGCCGAGCATGGCCGATTCCAGCTCCATGCGCTGCTCCATCTGGCGCAGGAAGTAGCCCGTCATCATCGCCGAGGCCAGCAGGCCGGCGAGGTTGTCGCGGCTGGCCTGGATCTTCACCTCGAACTGCTCGCCGGGGAGCATGCCCAGCAGGCCCTGGACGTTGTGGCGGATGATGTCCTGAATGTCGCCGGTGGCCGAGCGGGCCACCCTCTGCAGCACGTCCGGGGACTGTTCCTGCAGGTACTGAATCAGCGAATTGTCGCTGATCGCCTCGTTATCGGCGGTCAGGAACTCCGGGTTGAACATGTGCCCTCCGGTGTGCGCTGCAACACGACACGCACCCTAACGCAGTTGCTCAAGCGGCCTCGGCTGGGTGGGGAGAGGAGAACCCAACCGGACCGAACCGGGCCAGGGGCCAGTACCGCCAGATGGCCGTGCCGATCAGATCCGCCTCCGGCAAGGGGCCCCAGAGGTGGGAATCGAGGCTGGCATTGCGGTTGTCCCCCAGCACCAGCACCTCGCCGGCGGGCACCACGAAGGGCTCCAGGGCATAGGCCATCGGTTCCCGCGCCCAGTCCGGCTCGGCGGGGGTGCCATTGCGCCAGAGCTTGCCGTCCCTCACCTCCACCTGATCGCCGGCCACCGCCACCACCCGCTTGATCAGGGCCGTGCGCCGGTCGTAGCCAGCCTCCTGCAGCCGGACCGGCGGGTGGAACACGACGATGCGGCCCGTGCGCACACCCGAGCCGAAACGGGGCGTGAGCTTCTCCACCAGGATCCGGTCCTGGAGCTGCAGGGTGGGCAGCATCGAGCCCGACGGAATCCAGCGGGGCTCCACCACCGCCCAGCGCAGCAGCAGGGCCAGCAGCACCCAGAGCAGCAGGCGGCCGGCCTGCTGCAGCAGCCCGGTGGCCCCACCCTGGGGGCTGGAGGGGGGCTGGGTGATGGCGGGGCCGCTGGCCATGGCGAAGCCGTCGATCAGGATGATTCCCCCATCCTGAACAGTGGAGCTCCCCGGTGGCCGGCCCCCCGTCATCGCTGGCCAATGTGCAGGCAGCCCTGACGCTGTTGCGTGCCCTGCGCCGGGGCGGCCTCACCCATGCGGTGCTCTGCCCGGGCAGTCGATCGGCACCCCTGGCGGTGGCCGCCGCCCTGCTGGAGCCTGGCGGCCTGCGCCTGCACACGGCTATCGACGAGCGCAGCGCCGCCTTCTTCGCCCTCGGCCTGGGCCGGGGCAGCGGCCAACCGGCGGCCGTGATCACCACCTCGGGCACGGCGGTCGCCAACCTGCTGCCCGCCGCGGTGGAGGCCGACTTCGGCTGCATCCCCCTGCTGCTGCTCACGGCCGATCGGCCGGCCCGGCTCAAGGGCTGCGGCGCCAACCAGAGCGTCAACCAGGAGGCCTTTCTGGCCTGCAGCTGCCGCTGGCTGGGCAGCGGCGCCCCCGAAGGGCTGGCGGCGATGGCGCCCAGGGAGCTGGAGGCCCTCGCCGCCGCCGCCCTGGCCGCCGCCCAGGGGGATGGGGCCGGACGCGGCGCCGGAGCGGTCCACCTCAACCTGCCCTTCGCCGAACCCCTGCACGCCGGCGGCGGGGAGCTGACCCAGCTGGCCGCCGCGCTCTCCAGCCAACCTGCGGACGCCGACCCCCCGCCCCCGCCAGGCAACCCGCAAGCACCTCCACGCTTCGCCGCCGGAGACGCCGCGACCCTGGACCCGGGTCGCGCGGGCATGGTGGTGGCCGGCCCCTGGCGGGGCAACCCCGCCGCCTGGCCCGCCCATGTGGAGGCCCTGCGGTGCTGGCAGCGGCGCAGCGGCTGGCCCGTGCTGGCCGATGCCCTCTCGGGCCTGCGGGGCCTGCCGGGGCTCGATGCCGTGACGGCCTACGACCTGATCCTGGCGGAGGGCGCCTTCAGCACAGCGGCGATCGGTGGCCTGCAGGTGTTGCGCCTGGGGCCCCTGCCGGCCAGCCGTCGCCTGCAGCGCTGGCTGGCGGCCCAGGACGGGCCCCAGGTGCTGGTCAGCGAAGGGGACGGGCGCCCCCTCGACCCGATCCGGCTGGTGCGGGCCCAGTGCGGCGCCGGCCTGGCGGCCTGGCTGGCGGGCCAACCGCAGCACATCTCGGCGGGCGAGCCCGCTGGGGAATCGCTGGTGCTGGCGGACCGCTGGCACCGGGCGGAGGCGGCGGTGCAGGCGCTGCTGGAGCAGGAGCTGGCCGAAGAGCAAGGGGAACCGGCCCTGGCCCGCCGACTCAGCCGGCTGCTGCCGGCGGGGCTGCCGGTGCTGCTGGCGAACAGCAGCCCCGTGCGCGACTGGGAAAGCTTTGCCCGCCCAGGCGCCCCACCCCGGCCGATGCACGGCTTCCGGGGGGCCTCGGGGATCGATGGCACCCTTTCGAGCGCCTGCGGCCTGGCCGAGGCCCTGGGCGAACTGGTGCTGGTGAGCGGCGATCTGGCCCTGCTCCACGACGCCAACGGCTGGCTGTGGCGAAGCCAGCTGGGGGGGCGGCTCACCGTGGTGCTGATCGACAACGGCGGCGGCGGCATCTTCGAGCAGCTGCCCATCCGCACCGAGCCGGCGGCGGCGATGGATTTCGAGCGCCTGTTCGCCATGCCCCAGGCGGTGGATCCCCTGGCGCTGGCGGCGGTGCATGGGGTGCCGGGCCGGCGGGTTGAGGGCCTGGCGGCCCTGGAGGGCTCCCTGGCCTGGGCCCGGCAGCAGCCGATGGCCCTGCTGGTGATCGCCACCGACCGGCGCCGTGATGCCGCCCTGCGGCAGCGGCTGCGCACAATGGCCGCAGCCCAGGTCACGCCCCCATGACCCCCGTTCCCCCGCCCCTGCCGAGCTGGACCAGCGCCGGCGACTACAGCGACATCCGCTTCGAGACCAGCGGCGACGGGATCGCCCGGATCAGCCTCAACCGGCCCGAGAAGCGCAACGCCTTCCGGCCGCTCACGGTGCAGGAGCTCTGCGATGCCTTCAACCGGGTGCGGGACGACCCCTCCATCGGTGTGGTGCTGTTCACCGGCGAGGGGCCGGCCGCCGACGGCGTCTGGGCCTTCTGCGCCGGAGGCGACCAGAGCGTGCGCGGCGATGGGGGCTACCTCGACGCCTCGGGGCTGCCGCGGCTGAACGTGCTCGACCTGCAGCGGATCATCCGCAGCCTGCCCAAGGTGGTGATCGCCCTGGTGGCCGGCTACGCCATCGGTGGCGGCCAGGTGCTGCACCTGCTCTGCGACCTGAGCCTGGCGGCCGAGAATGCCGTCTTCGGCCAGACCGGGCCGCGGGTGGGCAGCTTCGATGGCGGCTTCGGCGCCGGCTACCTGGCCCGGGTGGTGGGCCAGCGCAAGGCCCGCGAGATCTGGTTCCTCTGCCGGCGTTACAACGCCGATCAGGCCCTGGCCATGGGGCTGGTGAACGCCGTGGTGCCCCTGGAGGATCTGGAGCACCAGGGGGTGGCCTGGGCCCGGGAGGTGCTGCAGCACAGCCCCACGGCGATCCGTTGCCTCAAGGCCGCCTTCAACGCCGAAACCGACGGCCTTGCCGGGATCCAGGAACTGGCGGGCCAGGCCACACATCTGTTTTACCGGACCAGCGAAGGCCAGGAGGGACGCAATGCCTTCCTGGAGAAACGGGACCCGGACTTTTCCGAAGCGCCCTGGCTGCCCTGAGCGGCCCCGGTCCATACTTCGGTTCGTGGGAGCAGCAACCGGTGTCCGCCTATCCGATCCCGGACAACGAAGCGGAGCGGCAGGCGGCCCTCGACCAGCAACACATTCTGGATGCGGAGTCCGATGAGGACTTCAATCGCATCACACGCCTGGCCAGCCAGATGCTGGGCGTGCCGACGGCCCTGATTTCCCTGGTCGATCGCCAGCGG encodes:
- the menB gene encoding 1,4-dihydroxy-2-naphthoyl-CoA synthase codes for the protein MTPVPPPLPSWTSAGDYSDIRFETSGDGIARISLNRPEKRNAFRPLTVQELCDAFNRVRDDPSIGVVLFTGEGPAADGVWAFCAGGDQSVRGDGGYLDASGLPRLNVLDLQRIIRSLPKVVIALVAGYAIGGGQVLHLLCDLSLAAENAVFGQTGPRVGSFDGGFGAGYLARVVGQRKAREIWFLCRRYNADQALAMGLVNAVVPLEDLEHQGVAWAREVLQHSPTAIRCLKAAFNAETDGLAGIQELAGQATHLFYRTSEGQEGRNAFLEKRDPDFSEAPWLP
- the lepB gene encoding signal peptidase I; this translates as MASGPAITQPPSSPQGGATGLLQQAGRLLLWVLLALLLRWAVVEPRWIPSGSMLPTLQLQDRILVEKLTPRFGSGVRTGRIVVFHPPVRLQEAGYDRRTALIKRVVAVAGDQVEVRDGKLWRNGTPAEPDWAREPMAYALEPFVVPAGEVLVLGDNRNASLDSHLWGPLPEADLIGTAIWRYWPLARFGPVGFSSPHPAEAA
- a CDS encoding metal ABC transporter permease, which produces MSTLLTWLVEPLQQEFMVRALLVSTLVSCVCGLLSCYMTLKGWALMGDAVSHAVMPGVVIAYALNLPFAVGAFVFGVGSVALIGYIKQMTRIKEDTVIGLVFTGFFALGLTLISKVRSSIDLSHILFGNVLGISSSDILQTVVISLLVLTVLVLLRKDLILFCFDPTHARSIGLHTGVLHYLLLSMLSLAAVAGLQTVGIILVVAMLVTPGATAYLLTDRFDRMVWLSILSAVLCSVAGIYWSYWMDASTAGCIVLVQTLLFLLCFLLAPRHGLLAQRRRSPRASRFPSA
- a CDS encoding DUF760 domain-containing protein, with amino-acid sequence MFNPEFLTADNEAISDNSLIQYLQEQSPDVLQRVARSATGDIQDIIRHNVQGLLGMLPGEQFEVKIQASRDNLAGLLASAMMTGYFLRQMEQRMELESAMLGGGGFEAGLDDDPGELEL
- the menD gene encoding 2-succinyl-5-enolpyruvyl-6-hydroxy-3-cyclohexene-1-carboxylic-acid synthase, whose product is MAGPPSSLANVQAALTLLRALRRGGLTHAVLCPGSRSAPLAVAAALLEPGGLRLHTAIDERSAAFFALGLGRGSGQPAAVITTSGTAVANLLPAAVEADFGCIPLLLLTADRPARLKGCGANQSVNQEAFLACSCRWLGSGAPEGLAAMAPRELEALAAAALAAAQGDGAGRGAGAVHLNLPFAEPLHAGGGELTQLAAALSSQPADADPPPPPGNPQAPPRFAAGDAATLDPGRAGMVVAGPWRGNPAAWPAHVEALRCWQRRSGWPVLADALSGLRGLPGLDAVTAYDLILAEGAFSTAAIGGLQVLRLGPLPASRRLQRWLAAQDGPQVLVSEGDGRPLDPIRLVRAQCGAGLAAWLAGQPQHISAGEPAGESLVLADRWHRAEAAVQALLEQELAEEQGEPALARRLSRLLPAGLPVLLANSSPVRDWESFARPGAPPRPMHGFRGASGIDGTLSSACGLAEALGELVLVSGDLALLHDANGWLWRSQLGGRLTVVLIDNGGGGIFEQLPIRTEPAAAMDFERLFAMPQAVDPLALAAVHGVPGRRVEGLAALEGSLAWARQQPMALLVIATDRRRDAALRQRLRTMAAAQVTPP
- a CDS encoding DUF4336 domain-containing protein, translating into MSEPANAAATPSPADQRWPWWPLLPLYPYGRRRTLVRELVAGRLWSFEQVQGVWYVAVPIRMLVLRVREGLLLYAPVAPTAEVKAQLHQLEERHGPVCTIVLPTASGLEHKLPVPAMARAFPRAQVWVTPRQWSFPLPLPPAWLGFPADRTRVLLSDGVPHGDQLDWLPLGPLDLGLGTFLEIACFDRVSGSLLLTDALVAIPPEPPAVFDLDPTPLLFHARERGDEPLQDDPERRRRGWWRLVLFATYLRPRPLEVLPLAEVLRHCLAPGCRGARAHFGFYPFRWLPGWQADFEALTPGRRSSLQVAAVLERLVFPRQRAPLVAWIRQLAGLKELRWVVPAHHDAPVPTSGADLTTLADGIEAGDWAPDQGAWETLAGIDKTLVRLGLVPGEIHQSHKPQT